The Bacillus carboniphilus genome contains a region encoding:
- a CDS encoding fatty acid desaturase: protein MNKQKQKNLRKQVSPFENSDRKNSIWQIINTFVPFLTLWFLAYQSLSFSYVLTFLIAAIAAGFLVRIFIIFHDCCHASFFRSPRANKILGTITGVMTLFPFSQWKYEHSIHHATSSNLDKRGTGDIWLLTVDEYIEAPLKTKMAYRFYRNPLVMFGLGPIYVFLIKNRFNRKKAKQKERMNTYITNILIVSFILLLCFTIGWKALLIIQGTIFLISGAFGIWLFYVQHTFEDSYFEEDENWEYVKAAVEGSSYYKLPKFLQWLTGNIGFHHIHHLSPRVPNYKLEEVHNNTAELQNVPTITLATSLESLKFRLWDEQQKKFVGFKALKEYSMNRGKAKYVKP from the coding sequence ATGAATAAACAAAAACAAAAGAATTTAAGAAAACAGGTTTCCCCTTTTGAAAATTCTGATAGAAAAAACAGCATATGGCAAATCATCAATACATTTGTCCCTTTTTTAACATTATGGTTTCTTGCCTATCAAAGTTTATCGTTTTCTTATGTATTAACCTTTCTTATTGCTGCTATTGCAGCTGGGTTTTTAGTAAGAATATTTATTATCTTTCATGATTGTTGCCATGCCTCCTTTTTCAGAAGTCCACGTGCTAACAAAATTCTTGGTACGATAACAGGAGTAATGACTTTGTTTCCTTTTAGCCAATGGAAGTATGAACATTCTATTCACCATGCCACAAGTTCCAACTTAGATAAACGTGGGACAGGTGATATTTGGCTTTTAACAGTGGATGAGTATATCGAGGCTCCCTTAAAGACAAAAATGGCTTATCGGTTTTATCGCAATCCACTTGTCATGTTTGGATTAGGTCCGATCTATGTCTTTTTAATCAAAAATCGCTTTAACAGAAAAAAAGCAAAACAAAAAGAACGTATGAATACGTATATAACAAACATTTTAATTGTTTCATTTATTCTTCTTCTTTGCTTTACAATTGGATGGAAAGCATTATTGATCATTCAAGGTACGATCTTCCTTATTTCAGGTGCATTTGGTATTTGGCTTTTTTATGTCCAACATACATTTGAAGATTCTTATTTCGAAGAGGATGAGAATTGGGAATATGTTAAAGCAGCAGTAGAAGGTAGTTCTTATTACAAACTTCCGAAATTTTTACAATGGCTCACAGGGAATATAGGTTTTCACCATATTCATCATTTAAGTCCACGTGTTCCTAATTACAAATTAGAGGAAGTGCATAACAATACAGCCGAATTGCAAAACGTTCCAACCATAACCCTTGCTACTAGCTTGGAATCGCTTAAGTTTCGGTTATGGGATGAACAACAAAAAAAATTTGTCGGGTTTAAAGCCTTAAAAGAATATTCGATGAATAGAGGGAAAGCCAAATATGTTAAACCTTAA
- a CDS encoding alpha/beta fold hydrolase translates to MIHEIAFPKPTLISVNDVELEVFEAGQQNRGNPIVLCHGWPEHAFSWRHQVPVLVEAGYHVIAPNQRGYGNSSKPSEVTDYDIEHLAADLVALLDHYGYEDAIFVGHDWGAIVVWGLTLLHPSRVNKVINLSVPYLARGEKPWVEVMEEMLGPDHYIVNFNRNPGEADTIFEENTSQFLRNMYRKNTPIRAPKPGMGVNLVNLAKVYTPLGEPLMSESEMAVFISSFESSGFTGSINWYRNFDRNWHLLSDVDPIIQQPTLMIYGDRDIVAKSGNLAEFVPNVEVVNLDCGHWIQQEKPEETNQAILKWLEK, encoded by the coding sequence ATGATTCATGAAATTGCTTTTCCTAAACCTACCCTTATTTCAGTCAATGATGTGGAACTCGAAGTTTTCGAAGCAGGTCAACAAAATAGAGGAAATCCTATCGTGCTCTGTCATGGTTGGCCAGAACATGCCTTTTCTTGGCGCCATCAGGTACCCGTCCTTGTCGAAGCAGGCTATCATGTCATCGCCCCAAATCAACGAGGTTATGGCAATTCATCCAAACCGAGTGAAGTTACTGATTATGATATTGAACACTTGGCGGCTGATTTAGTGGCACTTCTAGATCACTACGGATACGAAGATGCCATTTTTGTTGGGCATGATTGGGGTGCTATTGTCGTTTGGGGACTGACCTTATTACATCCAAGTCGAGTAAATAAAGTGATCAACTTAAGTGTACCTTACCTTGCTAGAGGGGAAAAACCTTGGGTAGAGGTCATGGAAGAAATGCTAGGACCTGACCACTATATTGTCAACTTCAATCGAAATCCGGGCGAAGCAGATACTATATTCGAAGAAAATACATCCCAGTTTCTTCGTAATATGTACAGGAAGAATACACCAATCAGAGCGCCTAAGCCAGGGATGGGGGTAAACTTGGTCAATCTCGCCAAAGTATACACACCATTGGGTGAACCCTTAATGAGTGAAAGCGAAATGGCTGTTTTTATCTCTTCCTTCGAATCATCCGGTTTCACGGGAAGTATAAACTGGTACAGAAACTTTGATCGAAATTGGCATTTATTATCAGATGTGGATCCTATAATTCAACAACCTACACTCATGATCTATGGTGATCGAGACATAGTGGCGAAGTCTGGTAATCTAGCAGAGTTCGTTCCCAATGTTGAAGTAGTAAATCTAGATTGCGGTCATTGGATTCAACAAGAAAAACCAGAAGAAACAAACCAAGCAATTTTAAAATGGTTGGAAAAATAA
- a CDS encoding DNA-3-methyladenine glycosylase family protein: MTWKDEQTYIEIYPSNDFNFDECLFFLNRSNQEVLHQIIDGCLYKLLKIEEDLLLLKIKACKQGVRVDFPIHQPSISVRKKVASYIWDWFDFNTDLDPFYQMANTDPVLSKVAPNYKGLRIIGIPDLFEALSWAIIGQQINLTFAYTLKKRLVEQFGESLTDEGHPFWLFPSYDRISTLRIDDLTSLQFSTRKAEYIIGIAKQMTSGELSKEELIDIGDYDQTKERLTKIRGVGAWTADYVMMKSLHHLNAFPISDVGLHNALKSVLNLDQKPSISEIKEFAARWQGWEAYATFYLWRSLYV, translated from the coding sequence ATGACATGGAAAGACGAACAAACGTATATTGAAATTTATCCATCAAACGACTTTAATTTTGATGAGTGTTTGTTTTTTTTAAACAGATCTAATCAAGAAGTGTTACATCAAATAATAGATGGATGTTTATATAAGTTACTTAAAATAGAAGAAGATCTGCTTTTATTGAAGATAAAAGCTTGTAAACAAGGAGTAAGAGTTGATTTCCCCATACATCAACCGTCGATATCTGTCCGTAAGAAAGTTGCAAGCTATATATGGGACTGGTTTGACTTTAATACAGACCTAGATCCCTTTTATCAAATGGCCAATACAGACCCGGTCCTATCAAAGGTAGCACCTAATTATAAAGGACTACGGATTATTGGTATTCCAGATTTATTTGAAGCACTTTCTTGGGCAATCATTGGACAGCAAATTAATTTAACCTTTGCTTATACGTTAAAGAAACGATTAGTTGAGCAATTTGGAGAAAGTTTAACTGATGAAGGGCATCCTTTTTGGCTTTTTCCTTCGTATGACAGGATTTCAACCTTGCGAATAGATGATTTAACATCTCTTCAATTTTCCACTCGTAAAGCGGAGTATATCATCGGAATAGCAAAACAGATGACAAGCGGGGAATTATCAAAGGAAGAGTTAATAGATATAGGAGATTATGATCAAACAAAAGAGAGGTTAACGAAAATAAGAGGTGTTGGGGCCTGGACAGCAGATTACGTAATGATGAAAAGTTTGCACCATTTGAATGCATTTCCAATTTCAGACGTTGGATTACACAATGCGCTAAAATCTGTTTTGAATCTTGATCAAAAGCCAAGTATTAGCGAAATAAAGGAATTTGCGGCTCGCTGGCAAGGATGGGAAGCCTATGCCACTTTTTATTTATGGAGGTCATTATATGTGTAA
- a CDS encoding HAD family hydrolase has translation MIKAIFFDLDDTLLWDERSVSEAFAKTCQFAQTKYPLDPYTLEKAVRKTARKLYSSYDTYEFTKMIGINPFEGLWGDFTHDHKDFQKMNEIIPKYREETWTKGLALLGIDDSDLGATLAEQFRIERKKHPFVYSETFQVLDHLKEEYKLLLLTNGAPDLQMKKLELTPELSPYFDHIVISGDFGKGKPDPSIFEYALNLLSINKKEAIMVGDNLMTDILGAYRVGIKTVWINRNNKIKNEVVPDYEISRLEEIFPLVQELNKMY, from the coding sequence ATGATTAAAGCGATTTTTTTTGACTTAGATGATACATTACTTTGGGATGAGCGAAGTGTTTCCGAAGCATTTGCAAAAACATGCCAGTTTGCGCAAACAAAATATCCATTAGACCCTTATACACTAGAAAAAGCTGTTAGAAAAACTGCAAGAAAGCTATACTCTTCTTATGATACTTATGAGTTCACAAAAATGATTGGGATTAATCCATTTGAAGGGCTGTGGGGAGATTTTACTCATGACCATAAAGATTTTCAGAAAATGAATGAGATTATTCCGAAATATCGAGAAGAAACCTGGACAAAGGGACTAGCTCTACTTGGAATCGATGATTCAGATCTAGGGGCGACTTTAGCTGAACAATTTCGTATAGAGAGGAAAAAACATCCCTTTGTCTATAGTGAAACGTTTCAAGTTTTAGATCACTTAAAGGAAGAATATAAACTACTTCTCTTAACAAATGGTGCACCAGATTTACAAATGAAAAAACTAGAGTTAACACCTGAGTTATCACCATATTTTGACCACATTGTCATTTCAGGTGATTTTGGAAAAGGGAAACCAGATCCTAGCATTTTTGAATATGCCCTTAACCTACTATCTATTAATAAAAAAGAAGCAATAATGGTAGGAGATAACTTAATGACAGACATACTAGGAGCATATCGTGTAGGGATCAAAACCGTCTGGATAAACAGAAATAACAAAATAAAAAATGAAGTAGTGCCTGATTATGAAATCAGCAGATTGGAAGAGATCTTTCCTTTAGTACAAGAGTTGAATAAAATGTATTAA
- a CDS encoding DEAD/DEAH box helicase, with product MLNMIKDWQTAINIEIAQLKKYGHTKYRITNGQLIKSGEIFTYYFQTTATVNIPVKTFITLCIDEVEEKAQLLSSEGIGLVIESPRSFGEFIHEGYISHDPWELLEELNVRLDEIKKSKRKRSRVNRLMNPSVNLRHPIEQIKGNVHELVLRSKYNPITFVWGPPGTGKTYTLARVAANKYIKNKKVLILSQSNQAVDVLINEVALFLLKKDKFLEGHVIRYGTNMSGVLLKEVTIDHLLHKSHPSIIVEKTKLSEERKLLKQDLTTSFSQRDTHDLLTIEEKLTKLTEKIRRKEEHLIKDAKVIATTLAKAATDPLIYEQTFDLVIVDEASMAYVPQIAFASSLGKRMIVCGDFKQLPPIAATRHPLVEKWLKEDVFHRCGVVGEKLHPQLFLLREQRRMHPAISAFTNKYIYESRVVDHPCTTQRVELSMKKPFQHHASILLSSIGSGSYCLTDNSSGSRINIWNLLLSFQVIQEAYVNGFRSIGYVTPYRAQASLMNGLLKEIFLEQSIEANIVAATVHRFQGSERDVMVFDSVDSYPQGRAGYLLTGPNSERLLNVAMTRTRGKFVHVCDQNFFKARTKRGKKINQLIEHQQTFDRVVNHQEIGHWIKHHHDHIQWKHALNKEAVIKDLTKVKKQIVIGYEGEALSREWTNILTKYQDKLTIYFKSEIKNLKPTQLFEEIAPFSFINIDNKILWIGQPFDKTKCIEPPFVAIRIEAPSFIQQFMGMLGCSF from the coding sequence ATGTTAAATATGATAAAAGATTGGCAAACAGCCATTAACATAGAAATTGCTCAATTGAAAAAATATGGACATACAAAATATCGAATCACAAATGGACAGCTAATTAAGTCCGGTGAAATATTTACTTATTATTTTCAAACAACTGCAACGGTGAACATTCCAGTAAAAACGTTTATTACTTTATGTATAGATGAGGTGGAAGAAAAAGCACAACTTTTATCTTCAGAAGGAATAGGTCTCGTGATTGAATCTCCACGATCATTTGGTGAATTTATTCATGAGGGCTATATATCCCATGACCCATGGGAATTATTAGAGGAACTAAATGTTCGACTAGACGAGATAAAAAAGAGTAAGCGTAAACGTTCAAGGGTGAACAGGTTAATGAATCCTTCAGTCAATCTGAGACATCCGATTGAACAAATAAAAGGAAACGTTCATGAATTAGTTTTGCGTTCAAAATATAATCCTATTACCTTTGTATGGGGACCACCTGGAACGGGGAAAACGTATACATTAGCAAGGGTAGCCGCAAACAAATATATAAAAAATAAAAAAGTGTTAATATTATCGCAAAGCAATCAAGCTGTTGACGTATTAATCAATGAAGTAGCTCTGTTTTTATTAAAGAAAGATAAGTTTTTAGAAGGTCATGTCATACGGTATGGTACGAATATGAGTGGGGTTTTATTGAAGGAAGTAACAATTGATCATTTACTCCATAAATCACACCCTTCAATTATTGTAGAAAAAACCAAACTTTCAGAGGAACGAAAGCTTTTAAAGCAAGATTTAACGACATCATTTAGTCAGCGTGATACTCACGATCTGTTAACAATAGAAGAAAAGCTTACTAAACTAACTGAAAAAATCAGACGAAAAGAAGAACATTTAATAAAAGACGCTAAAGTCATCGCCACTACATTGGCAAAAGCAGCCACTGATCCTCTCATTTATGAGCAAACCTTTGATTTAGTGATCGTGGATGAAGCAAGTATGGCTTACGTTCCGCAAATCGCTTTTGCTTCTTCACTTGGAAAAAGAATGATTGTGTGTGGGGATTTTAAGCAGTTACCACCAATTGCAGCTACTAGACATCCATTAGTAGAAAAGTGGTTAAAAGAAGATGTTTTTCATAGGTGTGGAGTGGTCGGAGAAAAACTTCACCCTCAATTGTTTCTATTAAGAGAGCAACGAAGAATGCATCCTGCTATTTCGGCATTTACAAATAAATATATTTATGAATCACGAGTGGTCGATCATCCATGTACAACGCAACGGGTTGAATTAAGTATGAAGAAACCTTTTCAACATCACGCTTCGATTTTGTTGAGTTCTATAGGAAGTGGATCATACTGCCTAACAGATAATTCTTCTGGATCTAGAATTAACATATGGAATCTCCTCCTTTCTTTCCAAGTGATTCAAGAGGCTTACGTAAATGGTTTTCGTTCGATTGGATACGTAACACCATATAGAGCTCAAGCTTCTTTAATGAATGGTTTGTTGAAAGAAATTTTTCTTGAACAATCGATTGAAGCAAATATTGTTGCAGCAACCGTTCATCGTTTTCAAGGAAGTGAACGCGATGTGATGGTTTTTGATTCGGTTGATAGCTATCCTCAAGGAAGAGCAGGTTATTTGCTAACAGGTCCCAATAGTGAGCGCTTACTAAATGTAGCGATGACCAGAACAAGAGGAAAGTTTGTTCATGTTTGTGATCAAAATTTTTTTAAAGCTCGAACTAAACGAGGCAAGAAGATTAACCAGCTGATTGAGCACCAACAAACGTTTGACCGAGTTGTTAATCATCAAGAGATAGGACATTGGATCAAACATCATCATGATCATATTCAATGGAAACACGCACTTAATAAAGAAGCAGTCATAAAAGACTTAACAAAGGTAAAAAAACAAATTGTGATAGGGTATGAGGGTGAGGCTCTTTCTAGGGAATGGACTAACATTTTAACCAAATATCAGGACAAGTTAACCATTTACTTTAAATCTGAAATAAAGAATCTTAAACCTACTCAACTTTTTGAAGAAATTGCTCCGTTTTCTTTCATTAATATTGATAACAAAATACTCTGGATTGGTCAGCCATTTGATAAAACTAAATGTATTGAACCACCTTTTGTAGCGATCCGTATTGAAGCACCTAGTTTTATTCAACAGTTTATGGGGATGCTAGGTTGTTCGTTTTAA
- a CDS encoding response regulator transcription factor, with protein MIRIVIAEDQRMLLGALGSLLDLEDDMTVVGKACNGQEAISLVHKHNPDICIMDIEMPEKSGLEAAEELQKYDCKVIILTTFARTGYFQRAVKAGVKGYLLKDSPSDELANSIRSIMEGKRMYAPELIDGVYQEENPLTDREKEVLELVAEGKNTKDIAAQLKIKSGTVRNYISTILDKLEVSNRIEAITHSKEKGWFK; from the coding sequence ATGATTCGAATTGTGATTGCAGAAGATCAGCGAATGTTGTTAGGTGCTCTAGGTTCACTTCTTGATTTAGAAGATGATATGACCGTTGTTGGTAAGGCGTGTAATGGTCAAGAAGCCATTTCCCTTGTTCATAAACATAATCCTGATATTTGTATAATGGATATTGAAATGCCTGAAAAAAGTGGTCTTGAAGCAGCGGAAGAACTTCAAAAATATGACTGCAAGGTCATTATTTTAACTACCTTTGCCAGAACGGGCTATTTTCAGCGTGCTGTAAAAGCGGGTGTAAAAGGATATTTATTAAAGGACAGTCCAAGTGATGAACTCGCTAACTCCATTCGTAGCATTATGGAGGGGAAAAGAATGTATGCACCTGAATTAATCGACGGTGTATATCAAGAGGAAAACCCATTGACAGATAGAGAAAAAGAAGTATTAGAACTTGTAGCTGAAGGTAAAAATACAAAAGATATTGCTGCCCAGTTAAAAATCAAGTCTGGGACCGTTCGAAATTATATCTCGACCATATTAGATAAACTTGAAGTGAGCAACCGAATTGAAGCGATTACCCATTCAAAAGAAAAAGGATGGTTTAAATAA
- a CDS encoding thioredoxin family protein: protein MARTESNMFPLGNKAPNFELFNPTTGGKTSLEDVKSDKATVIMFICNHCPFVIHVQEELVKLANDYITKGVSFIAINSNDVSQYPDDSPENMKKKAEELNYPFPYLYDETQEVAKAYDAACTPDFYIFDKNMVAVYRGQLDDSRPGNNKPVTGESIRKALDALLVNEPISSDQKPSLGCNIKWKN, encoded by the coding sequence ATGGCAAGAACAGAATCGAATATGTTTCCGTTAGGTAATAAAGCCCCTAATTTTGAATTATTTAATCCGACTACAGGTGGAAAAACCTCATTAGAAGATGTGAAGTCAGATAAAGCAACTGTTATTATGTTCATTTGCAATCATTGTCCTTTTGTCATCCACGTACAAGAGGAATTAGTTAAACTAGCAAATGATTATATCACAAAAGGGGTTTCTTTTATTGCAATTAATTCAAACGATGTAAGCCAATACCCTGACGACTCACCTGAGAACATGAAGAAAAAAGCGGAAGAATTAAACTACCCCTTCCCTTACCTTTATGATGAAACACAAGAAGTAGCGAAAGCGTATGATGCAGCTTGTACACCTGATTTCTATATTTTCGACAAAAATATGGTAGCTGTTTACCGAGGGCAGTTAGATGATTCTAGACCAGGAAATAACAAACCTGTTACGGGCGAGTCAATTAGAAAGGCTCTTGATGCTTTGTTAGTGAATGAACCAATCTCAAGTGATCAAAAACCTAGCTTAGGTTGCAACATTAAATGGAAAAACTAA
- a CDS encoding tyrosine-type recombinase/integrase yields the protein MINKEQLQEWYADELLIFETEMDNRDYSHFTIENYKRDLYIFLNHITKTKNEKVNLDEVKKIHITLFMNYLKAKRGNSATTRNRRLTSIRSFYQCLLDYELVNENPALTVTAAKQPIGKLPSYLEKGELKAFFHEVAEVSQPMYVKRNKVMLGLMAFAGLRVTEIHHLNCSSIYYEKRGIVVHGKGNKNRYIPLPDQLYDELTVYIEKERLFPMKGEEDALFISRKGKRISRRRVQEITERISRSLKEKQFLKNKDISSHKLRHSFATHLVRDGKDIRTVQELLGHTNLNTTQQYTHVSDQQKQKAMEMELKDFFE from the coding sequence TTGATAAATAAGGAACAATTACAAGAATGGTATGCTGATGAACTATTAATTTTTGAAACGGAAATGGATAATAGAGATTATTCCCATTTTACTATTGAAAATTATAAAAGAGATTTATATATTTTTCTTAATCATATAACCAAGACAAAGAATGAAAAGGTAAATTTAGACGAAGTGAAAAAAATCCATATAACCTTGTTCATGAATTATTTAAAAGCGAAACGGGGGAACAGTGCAACGACAAGAAATAGAAGATTAACCTCTATTCGTTCGTTTTATCAATGTTTACTCGACTATGAACTAGTGAATGAGAATCCGGCTTTAACAGTGACTGCAGCAAAACAACCAATTGGAAAGCTTCCTTCTTACTTAGAAAAAGGAGAATTGAAAGCTTTTTTTCATGAGGTAGCAGAAGTCTCTCAACCGATGTATGTCAAGCGTAATAAAGTAATGTTAGGGCTGATGGCGTTCGCTGGGTTGCGTGTAACTGAAATTCATCACCTGAACTGTTCTTCCATTTATTATGAAAAACGAGGAATAGTTGTACACGGAAAAGGAAACAAGAATCGTTACATACCATTGCCCGATCAGCTTTACGATGAACTAACCGTTTATATAGAAAAGGAGCGATTATTCCCAATGAAAGGGGAGGAGGATGCTTTATTTATTTCAAGAAAAGGAAAGAGAATTTCTAGAAGGCGAGTACAGGAAATTACAGAAAGAATCTCTAGAAGTCTAAAAGAAAAACAGTTTCTTAAGAATAAAGATATTTCAAGTCATAAACTTCGTCATTCTTTCGCGACCCACTTAGTCCGCGATGGAAAGGATATAAGAACCGTTCAAGAATTATTAGGACATACGAACTTAAATACAACACAACAATACACTCATGTATCAGATCAACAAAAACAGAAAGCAATGGAAATGGAATTAAAGGATTTTTTTGAATAA
- a CDS encoding sensor histidine kinase, which produces MKWFRKDSGIAPYIWSMLSILPFYYFFSTVDIVVGTILTILFFVSYRLAFVSKNWPIYLWTSVLIGISLLMSILYQFIYFSFFIAYYNGHIKNRLAFIIIYIIHIIATGFSINYNIIIKNELFFNQLPFIVIVGISVILLPFNIYNKKKQDVLEEQLEDANKKIAHLLIQEERQRIARDLHDTLGQKLSLIRLKSDLANKLIEKDREQARNELRDVQQTARTALNEVRIMVSNMRGIKLKEELIHVKQILKAAQIEYKIIEKTNLSNISLFIQNILSMCLKEAVTNVVRHSQSSSCSIIIDQVENKVIITIQDNGIGMNKGEDLVRGSGLLGIEERLEFVNGELTINVNDGTTVLMSVPNVIKDIKKEV; this is translated from the coding sequence ATGAAATGGTTTCGTAAAGATTCAGGAATTGCTCCATATATTTGGTCTATGCTTAGTATCCTACCGTTTTACTACTTTTTTTCTACCGTAGATATTGTAGTAGGAACGATATTAACGATCCTGTTTTTTGTTTCCTATCGACTGGCTTTTGTTTCAAAGAATTGGCCCATCTACTTATGGACGAGTGTCTTAATAGGCATTTCTTTATTAATGTCTATTTTGTATCAGTTTATTTACTTTTCTTTTTTTATTGCCTATTATAACGGACATATAAAAAATCGTCTTGCTTTTATCATCATTTATATTATTCATATTATAGCGACTGGATTTTCCATTAATTATAATATTATCATAAAGAACGAATTATTTTTTAACCAATTACCTTTTATTGTCATTGTTGGAATAAGCGTCATTCTTCTCCCTTTCAATATTTATAACAAAAAAAAACAAGACGTACTGGAAGAGCAACTTGAAGATGCAAATAAAAAAATTGCCCACTTACTCATTCAGGAAGAACGTCAAAGAATCGCCCGAGACCTTCATGATACATTAGGTCAAAAACTTTCCCTTATAAGATTAAAAAGTGACTTAGCAAATAAATTAATTGAAAAAGACCGAGAGCAAGCTCGCAATGAACTTAGAGACGTGCAACAAACAGCGAGAACAGCACTTAATGAGGTTCGAATCATGGTATCCAACATGAGGGGAATCAAACTCAAAGAAGAATTGATCCATGTTAAACAAATTCTTAAAGCTGCTCAAATTGAGTATAAAATTATTGAAAAGACCAATTTATCAAATATATCACTTTTTATACAAAATATTTTAAGTATGTGTTTAAAAGAAGCTGTTACAAATGTTGTTAGACATAGTCAATCCTCATCCTGTTCAATTATAATTGACCAAGTGGAAAACAAAGTCATCATTACTATACAAGATAACGGGATTGGCATGAATAAAGGTGAAGATCTTGTTAGAGGTAGTGGCTTATTAGGGATAGAAGAACGTTTAGAATTTGTAAATGGAGAGTTAACGATTAATGTAAACGATGGCACAACCGTGTTGATGTCTGTGCCAAATGTCATAAAAGATATAAAGAAGGAGGTTTAA
- a CDS encoding methylated-DNA--[protein]-cysteine S-methyltransferase: MCKQYMVDYKSPIGMIEIGGSNEVIFSILFSDKTEIQNKINGETPNVIKECYKQLDEYFNGQRMEFNIPSLATGTTFQKEVWNALTSIPYAKTSSYKDIAAVIGNEKAVRAVGTANSKNQLSIIVPCHRIIGANGKLTGYAGGLWRKEWLLNHERNQLKKKL, translated from the coding sequence ATGTGTAAACAGTATATGGTTGATTACAAATCACCTATTGGAATGATTGAAATAGGTGGATCCAATGAGGTCATCTTTTCAATTTTATTTTCTGACAAAACGGAAATTCAAAATAAAATCAATGGGGAAACACCTAATGTCATAAAAGAATGCTATAAGCAACTAGATGAATATTTTAATGGTCAAAGAATGGAATTTAACATCCCATCCTTGGCTACAGGAACCACCTTTCAAAAAGAAGTTTGGAACGCATTAACCTCGATTCCATATGCAAAAACTTCTTCCTATAAAGACATTGCCGCAGTGATTGGGAATGAAAAAGCGGTCCGAGCTGTAGGCACTGCTAATAGTAAAAACCAACTTAGTATTATCGTTCCTTGCCATCGAATCATTGGAGCAAATGGCAAACTTACAGGTTATGCTGGAGGATTGTGGAGAAAAGAATGGCTGTTAAACCATGAAAGAAATCAATTAAAGAAAAAGTTATAA
- a CDS encoding erythromycin esterase family protein, whose translation MNRIKIAIILLALPLVLSSCKIEEKVDHNETANEIKSIDLQSSDYSDLHFVKEVLKDKRVVMLGESSHGVSEYSLIKSRLIKFLHEEMDYNVVAFESGLAEVGITNEKLDEVGPRTAMKNSLIPQWHTDNVLNLLNYIDELKNSEEPIHIAGFDMQVSEISIPHYIQIGSPLRTISNLQSLY comes from the coding sequence ATGAATCGAATTAAAATCGCCATTATCTTACTCGCTCTCCCTCTCGTTTTATCAAGTTGTAAAATCGAAGAAAAAGTAGATCACAATGAAACTGCAAATGAGATTAAATCCATTGATTTACAAAGTTCAGATTATAGTGATTTGCATTTTGTAAAGGAAGTGTTAAAAGATAAAAGAGTAGTCATGCTCGGTGAGAGTTCACATGGCGTTTCTGAATACAGCTTAATAAAAAGTAGATTAATAAAGTTTTTGCATGAGGAAATGGATTACAATGTGGTTGCGTTTGAAAGTGGATTAGCAGAGGTTGGGATCACAAATGAAAAACTAGATGAGGTTGGACCTAGAACAGCAATGAAGAATAGCCTTATACCACAATGGCATACCGACAACGTATTAAATCTACTCAACTACATTGATGAACTTAAGAACTCAGAAGAACCCATTCATATAGCTGGATTTGATATGCAAGTATCAGAAATTTCAATTCCTCACTATATACAGATTGGGAGCCCCTTAAGAACGATTTCAAATTTACAAAGTCTTTACTAG